The nucleotide window TCCGAAAATAATATCATGTCCAACAGATTCATAACCAAATTTTCTAGAGGTTTCCGTTATATGTTTTACCTGATTAAAAGACTGAATTCTATTAATGGCCTTTTGAACAGTATCATTATAATCCTGCACGCCATAACTTACTCTTGTAAAGCCATGTTTTCTGAACAACGCTAACTGATCCTCTGAAGTATTATTTGGATGTCCCTCAAAACTGAATTCTACGTTTTCAGCTCGATCAGCTAATTTGAAAATACCATTAAACAACCTCTCTAAATTATCAACAGAAAAAAAGGTAGGTGTACCTCCTCCCAAATGTAATTGGCTAATTTTAGGCCGATAACCCAATAGTTGGCGGTACATAGAAAATTCCTTTATTAAGGCCTCCACATATGGTCTCTCAACTAAATGATTTTTTGTAATTCGTTTTGTACATCCACAAAACGTACACATCGATTCACAAAAAGGCAAGTGAATATAGATGCTAATACCTTCAGAATCTTTTGTTTCGGCAAAGCTTTTTTGTATTGATTCTTTCCAGGCTACAAGAGAAAAAGTTTGAGAATCCCAGTAAGGTACAGTTGGGTAGCTAGTATATCTAGGACCAGCTACATTGTACTTGCTGATTAAGTCCGACATTATAAAATGGATTTATTCAAGGTCAAAAATAAATCGCAGGTTATCCAACAAACATGACTTATGTCAATGTTCAACAATACTTTGAAAAAGTTAGATCTATAATTAAAAAATATGCCCAGTTAAACTGGGCATTGAATAATTTCAAAATCCGAATGTTAATTAACCTGTGAAATATGATAAAATTGCTATAACAATTATCACTAATATTACAGATAGGACAACATCAATTTTATCATAACTTCCCTTAGTAGCTGCTTTGTCTTCAGCACTCAGTGTGCCAAATGAAAGACCAGAAATTTTTGCATAATCAGGTGGTGCAGTAGCCAAACTAACAGACACACATAATATCACTGAAAATATGAACATAAATATCGCCATATGTGCAAAATTTATAGTTGCAAAATAGAATAACCAATTATTTACCTCCTCACCTGAGGTAATTTGGGGTTGGTAATAAATTTCACTTCCTAATCTTAACACCAATAGGAATAAACCAACCATTAATGTAGTAATTGCCGCTTTCGGTGTAACACGCTTCCAAATGATTCCCAGAAGAAATACGGTGGTTACTGGAGGTGCTATGTAGGATTGAACATTTTGAAGGTATTGGTACATGACTCCACCTCCAATTTTCTGCATAATCGGAATCCAGATAATTCCAAGTACTACTATAATTCCGGTAGCTACCTTACCAATTCTCAATAATTCCTTTTCAGATTTATTGGGTTTCAGTTTTTTATAGATATCAATGGTAAAAATCGTAGAGCAACTGTTAAAAACTGAGGCCAAAGAACTCATTAAGGCTGCCATTAATCCACCGGCTACTAGACCCTTTAAACCTACTGGAAGTAATGCCTTAACCAATACAGGAAATGCGCGATCAGCCCTATCTACTGTAAAGGTTTCAGGGTATTTAACAGTTAGAGCAAAGGCTATAATTCCAGGAATTAGGAAAATAAGAATTGGCATCAATTTTAAATAAGCTCCAAAGATGGCTCCTCGCCTACCAATTTTAATATTGTTTGCTGCAAGAGTTCGTTGTACAATGTATTGGTCTGTACACCAATACCATATTCCGACTATGGTTCCTCCAAATAGTAAACCTGTCCAAGGAAAATCAGGGTCAGACATTGGTCGCCACATATTGAAATGTTGTGGGCTCACTTCCCTCACAGTCGACTGAAGTTCGTCCCATCCACCAATTTCCTGTAAACCTAAATATGTAATTATTAATGATCCAGCAATTAAAATTACAGTTTGAAGTGTTTCCGTATAAATAACCGCCTTCATACCACCAATGATAGTGTAAAGGCCGGTAAATAGAACTACCCCAATGGCGCCATACCAAAATGGAATTCCTAATAATTCAGAAACTACAATTCCGCCGGCATAAATAGTAACCGAAACTTTTGTAAGTACATAGGCAACCAATGAGAAAACTGACAAAAACCAACGTGAACGGCTATCAAATCGTTTTTCTAAGAATTCAGGCATCGTAAATGCACCACTTCTAATGTAAAAAGGTAGAAAAAGCCAACCTAATAGTAAAACAATCCATGCATGTAGCTCGTAATGGGCCATGGGCGTACCCGATTCAAAACCTGTCCCTGCTAGACCAACAACGTGTTCAGATCCGATGTTAGATGCAAAAATGGAGGCACCGATAACGAACCAACCCACATTACGACCAGCGAGGAAATAATCTTCGGTATTTTTATTTTTTTGAAGTACTACCCATGCGGCAACTGCCAACAAGGCCAAGAAATATAACCCTAAGACCCACCAGTCTAAGGTTTCGAGTACAGTTTCCATAGTGTTAGTGTTAGATAGTGATTTTGTAGGTTAAATATATTGATTTATTATATTTTCAAACAATTCTTGTTTACCACTATGTAATTCTAACTCACCATTTTCTACTGCAATGTCATAAAGATCTTTGAAATTTAGATTTCCATTTTCAAAATCTTTGCCTTTTCCTGAATCAAATGAAGCATAGCGCTCCTGTCTTAATTTTTTATATGCTGAAGAAGATAAAATTTTATCTGCGGTAATAAGCGCTCTAGCAAAATTATCTGCCCCTCCTATGTGTCCGTGGAAAAGATCCTCCAAGTCAGTCGAATTCCTTCTTATTTTGGCATCGAAATTAACACCACCTCCTTGTAAGCCACCAGCTTCCAAGAATACCAACATTGCCTCAGTGGTTTCTAAAATGTTATTTGGAAATTGATCCGTATCCCAACCATTTTGGTAATCTCCCCTATTAGCATCTATACTTCCTAACATACCGGCATCGGCCGCAACCTGAAGTTCATGCTGCATGGTATGATTTGCAAGAGTAGCATGGTTAACTTCAATGTTAATTTTGAAATCTTTATCCAAGCCAAATTCTTTCAAGAAACCAACTACGGTTGCGCAATCAAAATCATATTGGTGTTTTGATGGTTCCATCGGTTTAGGTTCTATAAAAAAGTTTCCTTGGAATCCTTGTGAACGAGCATAATCTCTTGCCATTCCCAAAAATCTACCCATGTGGTCTAACTCTCGTTTCATGTTGGTATTTAAAAGAGACATGTAACCTTCTCTTCCACCCCAAAACACATAATTTTCACCTTTAAGAGCAATAGTTGCATCTAATGCATTTTTAATTTGCGCACCTGCACGGGCTACAACCTTAAAATCTGGATTCGTAGATGCACCATTCATATAACGCGGATTCGAAAAACAATTGGCGGTTCCCCATAATAATTTTACTCCGCTATCCTTCTGCTTTTCCTTTAAATAGTCTACAATTGTAAATAACCTATTTTCTGACTCTTTAAAAGTTGGAGCTTCATCCACCAAATCATAATCGTGAAAACAGTAATAATCGAAACCCATTTTGGTGATAAATTCGAATGCCGCATCAGCTTTTTCTTTTGCAGCAGCAAGGGGGTCGCTATTGGTTGACCAAGGATACACCTTAGTGCCAGGTCCAAATGGGTCACTACCAGTATTACATAGGGTATGCCAATAAGCTATTGCAAACTTAAAATGATCCCTAAGAGTTTTTCCGGCTACAACTTTTTCTGGGTCGTAATATTTAAAGGCCAAGGGATTATCTGATTCCTTTCCTTCATACTTAATTTCATTAATACCTTTAAAGTATTCTTTCTTTCCAACGAGTGCCATAATTCAAATTGATTAGTTATTGTAAATAAGTTTATAAATAAATTTCTTTTAATTCCGAAAGCCAGTTGTTGTAAGCCTCCATGTATTCTTTACGATTGCTTTGAGGCTCATAGGTTTGTTCAACCTTATTCGTGTTAAGTGCAGTCCTTATGGAATCGTAAGCGCCATTTCCATATGCCGCAGCCTTAGCTGCGCCTACAGCACCAGTCGTATCAACAATCTGAATTTTTGCCTCAACCAAGGTTGCAATAGTCTCAGAAAAAATCTTTGATCTGAATAAATTGTCATTACCAGCTTTGATAATTTTAATATCCACACCATCATCCTTCAGGATATTAATTCCATACACAAAAGAAAACGCAATACCCTCTAAAGCCGCACGGTATAAATGAGAGGTTGAATGCAAATTGAAATTCAAATGCCGGATTGTAGATCCATAAGATTGATTATTTAGCATCCTTTCAGCGCCGTTGCCAAAAGGTAAAACAACGAGTCCATCAGACCCAATGGATACATCCGAAGCCAAGTCATTCATTTCGGTGTACGGGCATTGCTTACCTATTTCCCGACGCATCCAACTATATAAAATTCCTGCCCCATTTATATTTAATAGTTTTCCAACAAGTGGCTTCTCCTTGGTGTAATTTACATGAGCAAAACTATTTATTCGAAGACTTTCTTTTGTTTTTATTGAATCGGTAACTGCATAAACTACTCCTGAAGTCCCTCCCGTTGCAGCAATATCTCCAGATTCTAGGACATTCAATGAAAGGGCATTATTTGGTTGATCCCCGGCTCTATAGCAAATAGGTGTTTCTGATGATAATCCAGTCTCTGCAGATGCCAGTTTAGAAACATGAGCTTGTTGAGAAAATGTGTCTACAATGGTCGGAATAAGTTCGGTGCTAATCCCAAGTTCTTCGAACATCCAATAAGCGGGTGTATCATTTTTAAAATCCCACATCATACCCTCCGAAAGTCCTGATTTGGTTGTTGCAACATTACCGCTCAACTTCATGGCTATAAAGTCCCCCGGCAGCATAATTTTATCAATTTTATCAAATAAGTCAGGTTCATTTTCCTTAACCCAAACCAACTTTGAAAATGTAAAATTTCCAGGACTATTCAATAAATGATCTCCACATTTAGCTTCACCAAAATTCTTATGCAACCTGTTGCCAATTTCAACAGCCCTACTATCGCACCAGATGATGGAAGGTCTTAAAACATTTTGATCTTTATCTACAACTACAAGTCCGTGCATTTGGTAAGCCACTCCTATACCTTTAACTTCATTCATTGAAACTCCTGTCTTTTCAGAAAGTCTTTTAAGGAGCATCAATGTATTATCCCACCAAATATTAGGGTCTTGCTCAGCCCAGTTAACATTAGGTGCAATAATGGGCATCTCATTGTCAGGATATTGAGCAATACCAATTGTTTCATTCGTCGCTACATTAATCAATGCTCCCTTAATTGAAGAGCTGCCGAGGTCTAGACCCAAATAATACATAACTAAAAAGATAATGATAAGTAAACCAATAAGGTTGAACCAAACTGCCAATGTGATTTGGTTTCGATTTTCCTATTTGATTATAAATTATAAAATTCATTCAATATAATTAGAAACCAAGTGAGGGACAATTATAATTGTTACAAATATCACTATAAATAAATAATTTCGCAATCGGTTGTCTAAATTGATTTTAACAATTCTCACTATCCTACCAAATTTTTGATACTTTTGGCGAGTTATTCATTAATATTCTAAAGCAATAATTGACCCATATATATCTGACTAACAATATATTAAATTAATTCACTGACTTCCTTGAAATTCTATTTATAATTTAGCATATTCAACCTGAAAGAAAAATGTCGAAGAAAAAAGATGTAACTATATACGATATAGCTGAAAAACTCAATTTATCGAGCTCTACTATTTCAAGAGCATTAAAAAACCATCATAGCATAGGGGCTAAAACGATTAAAAAGGTTCAAAAAACAGCAAAAGAAATGGGTTATACCCCTAATATTTTTGCTGCTTCCTTACGAAGCAACCAAACCAAAACCATTGGTGTTTTAATGAGCCGTATAAACCGCCCTTTTATTTCGACGCTGATAAGTGGAATTGAAGACCATGCACAGAAAAAAGGGTATAATATCCTTATAGCACAATCCAACGATTCTTTTAAAAATGAGGTGGAAATGGCAAATGCTTTATACAATAGCCGAGTGTCTGGAGTTATATGCTCTTTGGCTATGGAAACTGTTAATACCGACCATTTTAAACAATTTCAAGATAAAAATATACCTGTCGTTTTTGTCGACAGAACTCCAGCAAGCATAAATACATATAAAGTAATGATTGACAATTATTCTGCTGGCTACAATGCAACCAAACATTTAATTTTGCAAGGCTGCGAACGAATTGCGCATTTCGCAGGGTCTCAGCACCGCATGATATATAGTGAAAGAAGAAGAGGCTATATTGCTGCCCTCCAGGATCATGGAATTACGATTGATGAAAAATTGATTATTTATTTTAATAGTCTCAGCCATGAGGAAGGCGTTAAAGCCACCAAAAAATTATTAAAATCATCGAATCCGCCGGATGGAATTTTTACTGCCAATGATACTACTGGGGTTAGCGTAATACAGACGGCTAAAAAAATGGGAGTGAAAGTTCCTGAAGAATTAGCAGTAATAGGATTCAATAATGACCCAATCTCATCAATTATAGACCCTGGACTATCTACAATAACTCATCCGGCATTCCAAATGGGACAAACCTGTGCTGACCAGATTATTCATCATTTAGAGGAAAACTCTGATGACCAACTCACTTCAGTTACATTTCTTAAAACGGAAGTATTAGTGCGGGAATCTAGCAAAAGAAAGTAATTCTTCTTAAAAACCTTAATAATTACAATTTGAACCACTTTAAAGATTGGAATTGAATTTGAAATTTTGATGCAATCGTTTGCGTTATTTCCTTTGTTGTCACTTTTATTTTTATTTATTTTACAAGATAATTGATTACACCCCATATTATGAGTTATTTGGGATAATCACCTTACTAGGTTTATATGTCAATTTTATGCTGTAAAGCGAAATTAGTTTGTGCTTTTTTATTACTTATTTGTTTTAATGTTGCATTAGGCGATGACGGTTATGAATTATGGTTAAACTACAA belongs to Aegicerativicinus sediminis and includes:
- a CDS encoding sodium:solute symporter, with amino-acid sequence METVLETLDWWVLGLYFLALLAVAAWVVLQKNKNTEDYFLAGRNVGWFVIGASIFASNIGSEHVVGLAGTGFESGTPMAHYELHAWIVLLLGWLFLPFYIRSGAFTMPEFLEKRFDSRSRWFLSVFSLVAYVLTKVSVTIYAGGIVVSELLGIPFWYGAIGVVLFTGLYTIIGGMKAVIYTETLQTVILIAGSLIITYLGLQEIGGWDELQSTVREVSPQHFNMWRPMSDPDFPWTGLLFGGTIVGIWYWCTDQYIVQRTLAANNIKIGRRGAIFGAYLKLMPILIFLIPGIIAFALTVKYPETFTVDRADRAFPVLVKALLPVGLKGLVAGGLMAALMSSLASVFNSCSTIFTIDIYKKLKPNKSEKELLRIGKVATGIIVVLGIIWIPIMQKIGGGVMYQYLQNVQSYIAPPVTTVFLLGIIWKRVTPKAAITTLMVGLFLLVLRLGSEIYYQPQITSGEEVNNWLFYFATINFAHMAIFMFIFSVILCVSVSLATAPPDYAKISGLSFGTLSAEDKAATKGSYDKIDVVLSVILVIIVIAILSYFTG
- the xylA gene encoding xylose isomerase — translated: MALVGKKEYFKGINEIKYEGKESDNPLAFKYYDPEKVVAGKTLRDHFKFAIAYWHTLCNTGSDPFGPGTKVYPWSTNSDPLAAAKEKADAAFEFITKMGFDYYCFHDYDLVDEAPTFKESENRLFTIVDYLKEKQKDSGVKLLWGTANCFSNPRYMNGASTNPDFKVVARAGAQIKNALDATIALKGENYVFWGGREGYMSLLNTNMKRELDHMGRFLGMARDYARSQGFQGNFFIEPKPMEPSKHQYDFDCATVVGFLKEFGLDKDFKINIEVNHATLANHTMQHELQVAADAGMLGSIDANRGDYQNGWDTDQFPNNILETTEAMLVFLEAGGLQGGGVNFDAKIRRNSTDLEDLFHGHIGGADNFARALITADKILSSSAYKKLRQERYASFDSGKGKDFENGNLNFKDLYDIAVENGELELHSGKQELFENIINQYI
- a CDS encoding xylulokinase, translated to MAVWFNLIGLLIIIFLVMYYLGLDLGSSSIKGALINVATNETIGIAQYPDNEMPIIAPNVNWAEQDPNIWWDNTLMLLKRLSEKTGVSMNEVKGIGVAYQMHGLVVVDKDQNVLRPSIIWCDSRAVEIGNRLHKNFGEAKCGDHLLNSPGNFTFSKLVWVKENEPDLFDKIDKIMLPGDFIAMKLSGNVATTKSGLSEGMMWDFKNDTPAYWMFEELGISTELIPTIVDTFSQQAHVSKLASAETGLSSETPICYRAGDQPNNALSLNVLESGDIAATGGTSGVVYAVTDSIKTKESLRINSFAHVNYTKEKPLVGKLLNINGAGILYSWMRREIGKQCPYTEMNDLASDVSIGSDGLVVLPFGNGAERMLNNQSYGSTIRHLNFNLHSTSHLYRAALEGIAFSFVYGINILKDDGVDIKIIKAGNDNLFRSKIFSETIATLVEAKIQIVDTTGAVGAAKAAAYGNGAYDSIRTALNTNKVEQTYEPQSNRKEYMEAYNNWLSELKEIYL
- a CDS encoding LacI family DNA-binding transcriptional regulator; translation: MSKKKDVTIYDIAEKLNLSSSTISRALKNHHSIGAKTIKKVQKTAKEMGYTPNIFAASLRSNQTKTIGVLMSRINRPFISTLISGIEDHAQKKGYNILIAQSNDSFKNEVEMANALYNSRVSGVICSLAMETVNTDHFKQFQDKNIPVVFVDRTPASINTYKVMIDNYSAGYNATKHLILQGCERIAHFAGSQHRMIYSERRRGYIAALQDHGITIDEKLIIYFNSLSHEEGVKATKKLLKSSNPPDGIFTANDTTGVSVIQTAKKMGVKVPEELAVIGFNNDPISSIIDPGLSTITHPAFQMGQTCADQIIHHLEENSDDQLTSVTFLKTEVLVRESSKRK